The Vibrio aphrogenes genomic interval GTTACTTATACGCGGGTGTTAATTCACAAACGTATGGTGCATTAACTTATGGTCACCAAGACAACGCCTTTACTTACCTAACCAACTTCACCGATATGGCAGAAGTCTTCAGTGGTTACATCAATGAAAATAATGTTGCAACCTCTGACCGTGCAAACAATGTACTACGTTACGCATTCAACACTGAAAAATTAACCATCCAAGCCAGTGTTCAAGGTGATTCAGATTCAGACGGAAACGATGTCACTCAAAATGCTGATGGTTTTGGCGTTATTGGTGCCTATAAGTTAACTGATTCTTTAGAATTTGGTCTAGGCTACGCACAAACCGATGCTAATGCGTCTGGCTCTGATGTTAACGGCACTGGTGATAACGATACTTACACCGCTGCACTACGTTATACAAATGAAGGCCTATTATTAGCAGCAACCTATGAAGGCGGTACTATTTCTCGTACCTCTTCTGATGAGTCTGATTTCAATGCGGCCGATGCTTACGCTGGTTACACCTTTGGTGATAACAACGTAAACATGACATATAACTACTACAAAGCCGATGAAAGCTCATTCAATAACCTGAATGTGAATAATATCGCTCTGGAATATGCTCGTTACTTTGGTAATGCAACGGTTTATGGTGCATACGCATTCAACCTACTTTCAGATAGCGATGCAACTACCGTAGGTAATGGCACAGCTAAAACAGAA includes:
- a CDS encoding porin, giving the protein MKKTLLALAVAAASVSTVASAATIYKDDTSTLNMGGRVEVRANFSDANKTDTDDNIYNDASRVRLNLGGEQKLNDDVSFIGFTEFELTENSDPVGDDTKINTRYLYAGVNSQTYGALTYGHQDNAFTYLTNFTDMAEVFSGYINENNVATSDRANNVLRYAFNTEKLTIQASVQGDSDSDGNDVTQNADGFGVIGAYKLTDSLEFGLGYAQTDANASGSDVNGTGDNDTYTAALRYTNEGLLLAATYEGGTISRTSSDESDFNAADAYAGYTFGDNNVNMTYNYYKADESSFNNLNVNNIALEYARYFGNATVYGAYAFNLLSDSDATTVGNGTAKTEDEFQVGFRYAF